Proteins encoded together in one Ananas comosus cultivar F153 unplaced genomic scaffold, ASM154086v1, whole genome shotgun sequence window:
- the LOC109704315 gene encoding basic helix-loop-helix protein A-like isoform X1, translated as MVALSPIRLQKALQSVAQSIQWTYSLFWNPCPQQGVLVWGDGYYNGAIKTRKTVQPAEVSAEEVTLQRSQQLRELYESLSAGEASQQQQQQLQLARRPSAALSPEDLTESEWFYLMCISFSFPPGSGLPGKAFARRRHVWLTRANEADSKVFSRAILAKSAQIQTVVCIPLMDGVLELGTTEMVEEDTGLIKHAKSFFAEHHEIQSMPALSEQSTSNPAKYNEPPSFQVGVTMHRMHAEPTESDRQNDEDDDEEDDDHDDDDDEEDEIEGGSGSEVGTLKCSHMITPTLTRIEGATTPNAEHDELMQLGLSQNVRLGSPDDCSNNLNTQLQMVGVCCNTSGVSNHQREDETYHCWNFLHEDICSELQQQSSVQAQELSQEDAHYSETVTTILRHNSSRGDESKSNDYFVPSRQTAFAGWNSTRDHPQIVLSEGTSQWLLKTMLFRVPTLHCRYKDENSPPSIEGEGGGSRSRKGAAQEEPSANHVLAERRRREKLNERFIVLRSLVPFVTKMDKASILGDAIEYVKQLRKRIQDLESRNRQMESLTKTAELQRPGSSKDPNVPRGSGSPQGSGVDHVATSQLKAFSSDKRKIRVLEGTRVVDAPSTNVQVSIIEADALLEMQCPYKEGLLLKIMQTIHELRLEIMSIQSSSVNGTLFAELRAKVKEMNGKRASILEVKKAIYRVFSNS; from the exons ATGGTTGCCCTTTCTCCAATAAGGCTTCAAAAGGCTCTGCAGTCTGTAGCTCAGAGCATACAGTGGACTTACAGCCTCTTCTGGAATCCATGCCCACAACAAGG GGTTCTGGTGTGGGGGGACGGGTACTACAACGGCGCGATAAAGACGCGGAAGACGGTGCAGCCGGCAGAGGTGAGCGCGGAGGAGGTGACGCTGCAGCGGAGCCAGCAGCTGCGGGAGCTCTACGAGTCGCTGTCGGCCGGGGAGGCCAgccagcaacagcagcagcagctgcagctcgCGCGCCGACCGAGCGCCGCCCTCTCCCCAGAGGACCTCACTGAGTCCGAGTGGTTCTACCTCATGTgcatctccttctccttccctcCCGGATCCGG GTTACCAGGAAAGGCGTTTGCGCGGCGCCGACACGTGTGGCTAACACGTGCTAATGAAGCTGATAGCAAAGTGTTCTCAAGAGCTATTCTTGCTAAG AGTGCTCAGATACAG ACAGTTGTATGCATTCCCCTGATGGATGGTGTTCTTGAACTTGGAACTACAGAGATG GTTGAAGAGGACACAGGACTTATTAAACATGCAAAGAGCTTCTTCGCGGAGCATCACGAGATCCAATCCATGCCCGCGCTTTCGGAGCAATCGACCTCGAACCCCGCGAAGTACAATGAGCCACCATCATTCCAAGTAGGCGTGACCATGCATCGAATGCACGCAGAACCGACAGAATCAGACCGACAGAACGATGAGGATGATgacgaggaggacgacgatCACGACGATGATGACGACGAAGAAGATGAAATAGAGGGCGGTTCGGGCTCGGAAGTCGGCACTTTGAAGTGCAGCCACATGATCACACCCACTTTGACAAGAATTGAGGGGGCAACAACTCCGAATGCCGAGCATGATGAGTTGATGCAGCTTGGTTTGTCGCAGAATGTTAGGTTGGGGTCTCCTGATGATTGCTCAAATAACTTGAACACTCAGCTACAAATGGTCGGAGTTTGCTGCAACACTAGCGGAGTATCTAATCACCAGAGAGAGGATGAAACATATCATTGTTGGAATTTTCTTCATGAAGACATTTGTAGTGAGCTTCAACAACAATCCTCAG TGCAAGCTCAAGAGCTGTCACAAGAGGATGCTCATTACTCGGAAACAGTTACAACTATACTTCGACACAACTCGAGCCGAGGAGACGAATCGAAGTCCAATGATTACTTTGTTCCCTCGCGCCAAACGGCATTCGCCGGATGGAATTCTACTAGAGATCATCCTCAAATTGTGCTCTCCGAAGGAACTTCGCAATGGCTACTTAAAACTATGTTGTTTCGTGTTCCGACTCTTCACTGCAGGTACAAAGATGAGAACTCACCTCCATCTATAGAAGGGGAAGGCGGCGGGAGTCGGTCCCGAAAAGGAGCAGCGCAAGAAGAGCCAAGCGCCAACCACGTGCTTGCGGAGCGCCGGAGAAGAGAAAAGCTTAACGAGCGGTTCATCGTTCTTCGCTCGTTGGTTCCGTTCGTGACGAAG ATGGACAAGGCATCGATTTTGGGCGACGCAATAGAGTACGTGAAGCAGCTCCGAAAGCGGATCCAAGATCTCGAGTCAAGAAACAGGCAGATGGAAAGCCTGACGAAAACAGCAGAACTTCAAAGGCCAGGCAGCTCGAAGGACCCAAATGTGCCACGAGGCAGCGGATCCCCGCAGGGGAGCGGAGTGGATCACGTCGCGACCAGCCAACTGAAAGCCTTTTCGTCAGACAAGAGGAAGATCAGGGTACTAGAAGGGACCAGGGTCGTGGATGCTCCGAGCACTAATGTGCAGGTCTCGATCATCGAAGCCGACGCTCTCCTCGAGATGCAATGCCCTTACAAAGAAGGCCTGCTTCTGAAGATCATGCAGACAATTCACGAGCTTCGGCTCGAGATCATGTCGATTCAGTCGTCCTCGGTTAACGGCACGCTTTTCGCGGAGTTGCGTGCAAAG GTGAAGGAGATGAATGGAAAGAGAGCTAGCATTCTTGAAGTGAAAAAGGCGATATATAGAGTGTTCTCAAACAGTTAA
- the LOC109704315 gene encoding basic helix-loop-helix protein A-like isoform X2: protein MVALSPIRLQKALQSVAQSIQWTYSLFWNPCPQQGVLVWGDGYYNGAIKTRKTVQPAEVSAEEVTLQRSQQLRELYESLSAGEASQQQQQQLQLARRPSAALSPEDLTESEWFYLMCISFSFPPGSGLPGKAFARRRHVWLTRANEADSKVFSRAILAKSAQIQTVVCIPLMDGVLELGTTEMVEEDTGLIKHAKSFFAEHHEIQSMPALSEQSTSNPAKYNEPPSFQVGVTMHRMHAEPTESDRQNDEDDDEEDDDHDDDDDEEDEIEGGSGSEVGTLKCSHMITPTLTRIEGATTPNAEHDELMQLGLSQNVRLGSPDDCSNNLNTQLQMVGVCCNTSGVSNHQREDETYHCWNFLHEDICSELQQQSSVQAQELSQEDAHYSETVTTILRHNSSRGDESKSNDYFVPSRQTAFAGWNSTRDHPQIVLSEGTSQWLLKTMLFRVPTLHCRYKDENSPPSIEGEGGGSRSRKGAAQEEPSANHVLAERRRREKLNERFIVLRSLVPFVTKMDKASILGDAIEYVKQLRKRIQDLESRNRQMESLTKTAELQRPGSSKDPNVPRGSGSPQGSGVDHVATSQLKAFSSDKRKIRVLEGTRVVDAPSTNVQVSIIEADALLEMQCPYKEGLLLKIMQTIHELRLEIMSIQSSSVNGTLFAELRAKRIRISTGEGDEWKES from the exons ATGGTTGCCCTTTCTCCAATAAGGCTTCAAAAGGCTCTGCAGTCTGTAGCTCAGAGCATACAGTGGACTTACAGCCTCTTCTGGAATCCATGCCCACAACAAGG GGTTCTGGTGTGGGGGGACGGGTACTACAACGGCGCGATAAAGACGCGGAAGACGGTGCAGCCGGCAGAGGTGAGCGCGGAGGAGGTGACGCTGCAGCGGAGCCAGCAGCTGCGGGAGCTCTACGAGTCGCTGTCGGCCGGGGAGGCCAgccagcaacagcagcagcagctgcagctcgCGCGCCGACCGAGCGCCGCCCTCTCCCCAGAGGACCTCACTGAGTCCGAGTGGTTCTACCTCATGTgcatctccttctccttccctcCCGGATCCGG GTTACCAGGAAAGGCGTTTGCGCGGCGCCGACACGTGTGGCTAACACGTGCTAATGAAGCTGATAGCAAAGTGTTCTCAAGAGCTATTCTTGCTAAG AGTGCTCAGATACAG ACAGTTGTATGCATTCCCCTGATGGATGGTGTTCTTGAACTTGGAACTACAGAGATG GTTGAAGAGGACACAGGACTTATTAAACATGCAAAGAGCTTCTTCGCGGAGCATCACGAGATCCAATCCATGCCCGCGCTTTCGGAGCAATCGACCTCGAACCCCGCGAAGTACAATGAGCCACCATCATTCCAAGTAGGCGTGACCATGCATCGAATGCACGCAGAACCGACAGAATCAGACCGACAGAACGATGAGGATGATgacgaggaggacgacgatCACGACGATGATGACGACGAAGAAGATGAAATAGAGGGCGGTTCGGGCTCGGAAGTCGGCACTTTGAAGTGCAGCCACATGATCACACCCACTTTGACAAGAATTGAGGGGGCAACAACTCCGAATGCCGAGCATGATGAGTTGATGCAGCTTGGTTTGTCGCAGAATGTTAGGTTGGGGTCTCCTGATGATTGCTCAAATAACTTGAACACTCAGCTACAAATGGTCGGAGTTTGCTGCAACACTAGCGGAGTATCTAATCACCAGAGAGAGGATGAAACATATCATTGTTGGAATTTTCTTCATGAAGACATTTGTAGTGAGCTTCAACAACAATCCTCAG TGCAAGCTCAAGAGCTGTCACAAGAGGATGCTCATTACTCGGAAACAGTTACAACTATACTTCGACACAACTCGAGCCGAGGAGACGAATCGAAGTCCAATGATTACTTTGTTCCCTCGCGCCAAACGGCATTCGCCGGATGGAATTCTACTAGAGATCATCCTCAAATTGTGCTCTCCGAAGGAACTTCGCAATGGCTACTTAAAACTATGTTGTTTCGTGTTCCGACTCTTCACTGCAGGTACAAAGATGAGAACTCACCTCCATCTATAGAAGGGGAAGGCGGCGGGAGTCGGTCCCGAAAAGGAGCAGCGCAAGAAGAGCCAAGCGCCAACCACGTGCTTGCGGAGCGCCGGAGAAGAGAAAAGCTTAACGAGCGGTTCATCGTTCTTCGCTCGTTGGTTCCGTTCGTGACGAAG ATGGACAAGGCATCGATTTTGGGCGACGCAATAGAGTACGTGAAGCAGCTCCGAAAGCGGATCCAAGATCTCGAGTCAAGAAACAGGCAGATGGAAAGCCTGACGAAAACAGCAGAACTTCAAAGGCCAGGCAGCTCGAAGGACCCAAATGTGCCACGAGGCAGCGGATCCCCGCAGGGGAGCGGAGTGGATCACGTCGCGACCAGCCAACTGAAAGCCTTTTCGTCAGACAAGAGGAAGATCAGGGTACTAGAAGGGACCAGGGTCGTGGATGCTCCGAGCACTAATGTGCAGGTCTCGATCATCGAAGCCGACGCTCTCCTCGAGATGCAATGCCCTTACAAAGAAGGCCTGCTTCTGAAGATCATGCAGACAATTCACGAGCTTCGGCTCGAGATCATGTCGATTCAGTCGTCCTCGGTTAACGGCACGCTTTTCGCGGAGTTGCGTGCAAAG CGCATTCGAATCTCTACAGGTGAAGGAGATGAATGGAAAGAGAGCTAG